One part of the Thalassoglobus sp. JC818 genome encodes these proteins:
- a CDS encoding transposase encodes MKDLFGDDGPSPLGGRPRVDVRACLEGIHWIPKTGAPWKYLPDRCPSPCTCCRRHRDWTEFGLIVKAWERLLKRMDCRQLLSWSQAMGDGTFSPAKSSACRRTRRTRTLTLVQPKGKRHQADANDRRPGYLHLGTVC; translated from the coding sequence GGGCGCCCTCGTGTCGATGTCCGAGCCTGTTTGGAGGGGATTCACTGGATACCCAAAACAGGTGCTCCTTGGAAATACTTACCAGACCGATGCCCCTCGCCTTGTACCTGTTGTCGTCGCCATCGAGATTGGACAGAATTTGGCCTCATCGTCAAAGCTTGGGAAAGACTGCTCAAACGCATGGACTGCAGACAGCTGCTCAGCTGGTCGCAGGCAATGGGTGACGGCACCTTTTCGCCTGCAAAAAGTTCAGCCTGTCGGCGAACTCGCCGAACGCGGACCTTGACGTTGGTACAACCAAAAGGAAAAAGGCACCAAGCTGATGCGAATGACCGAAGGCCAGGGTATCTCCATCTCGGCACAGTTTGCTGA